In the genome of Nonomuraea sp. NBC_00507, the window TGTGGGCGGTCTGCGGCGCCAGCGGACTCAGCCTCGGCGCGCTGCTCGGCGGCCTGCTGACCGGGGTGTTCGGGTGGCCGGCGGTCTTCTTCGTGAATGTACCGCTGACGGCGGTGGGCGCTGTGGCGGCGTTCGCCGTGCTGACCCCTGACGCCGCCCGGCGGATGAGCGGGTTCGACCTGCCCGGCGCGCTCACCGGCACCGCGGGTGTCACGGGGCTGGTGTTCGCCATCGCGCATGGCGCCGAGCAGGGCTGGTTCTCCGCCGGTGCCGTGGCGTCCTTCGCCGCCGCGGCTGCGCTGCTCGCTGCCTTTCTGGCCATCGAGGCCCGTAGCCGCAATCCGCTGATGCCGCTGCGGCTCCTGGCCAACAGGCACACGAGCGCCGCGGCCGGAGCGATCCTGGTCTACGGCCTGACCCTGCAGTGCGTGCCGTACTTCCTCACCCTGCACTTCCAGGACGTCCTCGGTTACGACGCCCTGCGGTCCGGCCTCGCCTTCCTCGGCCCGACGCTCGGGATCACGGCGGGCAATCTGATCAGCGAGCGGCTGATCCCGCGCCTGGGGCTGCGCGGCACGATGATCCTCAGCGTTCTCGTGGGAGTGGCAGGGACCGTAGTGCTGGGGCTGAGCTTGTCCGTCGGCGGATCGTATTCGGGTCTGCTGGCCGGACTCATCGGCTTCGGCCTGGGCGCGGGACTGTCGTTCAACACCATGTTCATCGTCGCCGCGACCGGCGTGGCCGCGCACGAACAGGGCGCCGTCTCCGGGCTCGCCTCCACCGTCCTGCAGGCGGGCAGCAGCGCGGGCTTGGCCGTCCTGGTGGCCGTGGCCGGCCGTGACACCAATGGCCTGACCGGGGAGGCGGTACGCGCCGCGACCGTCGACGGGCTGCGGTCAGCGCTCCTCGTCGCCGCCGTGATCGCCGTCACCGGCGTGCTGGCCGGGCTGACCCTTCCCCGCGCGCCCCGGCGGTCATTGGAGTCCGAAATGGTCAGGTGAATGCCGGGTTTCCCTCGACCAGCGCGGCCAGGTTCGCCAGGGCCATCCGCGTGCCCGTCTCGTTGTCGGCGGCCGGCACGCTGTCGGGGATCCCATCGTGCACGATGACGACCTCGGTGCCGGGACCGGCGTCGGTGAGCGTCGTCGTCATCGTCATGGTGCCGCGCAGCGCGGGATCGTCGGTCTCGAACTCGAGCACCTCCACCACCCGCTCGTCCGGGACCAGCTCCGCGAAGTGGCCATGGTAGGTGTCGGTGTGCGAGGCCGACTTGCCGGTCGGTCCTGGCGCGTCGTAGGTGAGGGAGATCCGGAACGAGCCGCCTACGCGAGCGTGGAACTCGTGGACGTGGCTGCTCATCCCCGCCGGCACCCGCCATTTCCTGATCGCGTCCGCTTCCACGAGCGCCCGGTAGACGGCTGAACGCGGCGCATTCACGTACTGAGAGACCCGCGTCGAGTACATGCGATCGACCTTAGCGACCGACCCGGACAATTCTCAGTGGTGCACTGCGCGCCGCGTCGCGTACCAGGTCTCTCCGGCTGGCTCGCCCGCCAGGTTCCAGCTCCACGACACGGTCGGCGTGATCCGGCTGTAGAGGCCCGGGCCGACCATCCCGACCCGTTCGACCGGCTGCTCGGCCAGTCCGTAGACCCGCACGCCACGCGCGACGAACGGATCGAGCGACAGCAGGTCGTCGACGACCAGGGCCACCTTGAGGTTCCCCGCCTTCAGGTTGCGGAACTTCCGGGTGTTCAGGACCTGCTCGCCGACACCCCCGACCCAGAAGCCCTTCCCGTCGAACTCGAACGCGACCGGCACCACATCGGGCTGCCCGTCCCCGGACACGGTGGACAGCCGGGCGAGCGGCTGCGACTGCAGGTAGGCGATTTCTTCATCGGTGAACGACATGTCTTCTCCTTTCACCGTCCATACGTACGGGATCCGCCGGAATCGACACAGCCGATCTATAGCATGGGCGAAACCGCAGAGCAGGTAGAACGCATCCGTGGCGGGTAGCGGGAGCGGATGCGACTGACGTATACCTCCGACGTCTGGTGGAAAAACGCCGTCGTCTACTGCCTCGACGTGGAGACGTTCAAGGACGGCAACGGCGACGGCGTGGGCGACTTCCGCGGGTTGACGCAGCAGATCGACTACCGAGTTCATGCGCACCGCCCACGACCGCGGCCTGCGGGTGATCGCGGACCTCGTCGTCACCTCCGACCAGCACCCCTGGTTCGCGCAGGCGCGTCAGAGCAAGGACTCGCCGCTGCGGGACTGGTACGTCTGGTCCGACGCCCCCGAGCCGGACGACCCGAGCCAGGTGGTCTTCCCCGACAAGGAGAGCTCCTTCTGGGAGTACGACGAGGAGTCGGGGCAGTACCGTGCCGTTCCTCATCGAGAACGTCAACCCCAAGCTGGCCACCCCGCATGAGTTCCTGGCCGACCTGCGGGCGTTCATGACCAGGCGCAAGGGCGGGTCGATCCTGCTCGGCGAGCGGGCCCGCGCGGACGCGCGCCCGCTCGCCGCCGCCCTGCGCGAGCGCCCCCCAGCCGCCGAAGGACTGCCAGTGGGCGATGTTCCTGCGTAACCACGACGAGCTCACCCTGGACAAGCTGAGCGAGGAGGAGCGGCAGGAGGTCTTCCGGGCGTTCGGCCCGCGCGAGGACATGCAGATTGCCCGGCACACCCGTGATCTTCTATGGCGAGGAGATCGGCATGGGGGAGAACCTCGACGAGGAGGGCCGCATGGCGGTCCGGGGACACCGGCTCCCTCCTGCGCTGGTTCCAGCTCCTCATCGAGCGGTATCGGGAGTGTCCGGAGCTGGCGTGGGGCGACTACACGGTGCTGGACAACGGCCACCACGCCGTCCTGGCGCACCGCTGCGACGTGGACGGCGCCACGGTCGTGGTCGCGCACAACCTCTGCGACACGGCGGTGGACGTAGAGCTCACGCTGACCGGGCTCGAGGACCAGGAGCTGACGGACCTGCCGGAGGACGCCTCGGTCAAATCCCAGTAGGGTCAATCGCCCGTGGCGGCCGGCCAGGCGGACATCGCCAGCGTGGCGATGCGCAGGAGCTCCTCGTGCCCGGCCCCGTCGCGGGACTGCGCTGACATGCCCTGGATCATCGAAGCGTAGAACCCGGCCAGGCCCGCCGTGTCGGTGTCCGCCGGGATGAGCCGGGCCGCCACGTCGTCGTCGATCCGCCGCTTGACCGCCGCCTTGGCCTGCTCCCTGAACCCGCGCAACAGCTCCTCCACCTCCGCGGACTCGGGCCCGCAGTTCACCGCAGCCGAGATGATCAGGCAGCCTCTCGGGTGCTCCTCGCTCGCGTACTCGGCGGCGGCCTCCCGGAGTACCCGCTCGATCGCCTGCCGCCCGGTCGGCTCCTCGGCCAGGGCACGGGTGGTGAAGGCGCCGTAGGTCTCCTGGTAGCGGCGCACGGCCTCCTCGAACAGCCGCCGTTTGTCGCCGAAGGCGGCGTACAGGCTGGGCGGCCTGATGCCCATCGCGGCGGTGAGCGCGGCGATCGAGGTCGCCTCGTAGCCGTGCCGCCAGAACTCCCGCAGGGCGCTCTCCAGCGCCGTGTCCCGGTCGAATGCCCGTTGTCTGGCCATGCACCCATTCTATAGCGATCGCTATGTTATGGTTCTGTATCGATCGCTAAAGAAAGGTGTTCGTCATGAAGACCGCCCTCGTGACGGGAGCGAGCCGGGGGATCGGCCGCGCCATCGCGTTGCGTCTGGCCTCGGACGGCTTCCGTGTGGCCATCACGTACGCCGCCGATGAGAGCGCGGCCAAGGAGGTGGTGGACCTCCTCGGGAACGGCGCTTTCGCCGTTCAGGCGGACCTGGGCGTGCAGGAGGACGTCCACAGGCTCACCGAGCGCCTCCGGCAGGAGACACCCGTGCTCGATGTGCTGGTCAACAACGCGGGCATCGGCTCGTCGGGACCCATCGGACAGGAGACGCCGCAGGCGTACGACCGGGTGTTCGCCGTCAACGTCAAAGGACTGTTCTTCCTCACCCAGCAGGTGCTGCCGCTGATCCCTGACGGTGGCCGGATCGTCAACATCACCTCGGGCGTGGCGCGCATCGCCTTTCCCGAGGGCATCGCGTACGCGATGACGAAGGGCGCGGTGCAGGTGTTCACGCTGGCGCTGGCCAAGGAGCTGGGACCGCGCGGCATCACGGTCAACAACGTCGCGCCCGGCATCATCGACACCGACGCCAACGCGGCCTGGCTACGCGGCAACCCCGACGCGGAGGCGTACGCGGCGAGCCGCCACGCGCTCGGCCGGGTCGGGCAGGCCGACGAGATCGGGAACGCGGTCGCGTTCGCCGCCTCGGAGCAGGCGAGCTTCGTCACCGGCAGCACCATCGACGCCACCGGCGGCGGCAACCTCTAGGAGCACCACGGAAGGCCTGGACCTTCAGAGGTAGGACGGGCCGGTCACCCGGTGCCGGAAGGTCCACCACACCCACCCCTGCGCCGCCACCAGCAGCGGAATCAGCCCCAGGATCACCGGCACCAGCAGGGACCCGGCCGTGCCGGGGTGCAGCGGCAGCCGCAGCCCCGCGAGCATCCCGACGGCCACCAGCGCGGCGGCGGTCAGCGCGTACGTGCGGCCCTCCACGGGCCCGCCGGATCCGCCGGACAACAGGGCGGCCCGCTCCCGCAACACCCCGCGCAGCCGCAGCGCCGCGAACGTCAGCCCGTGCGTGGCGAACAACGCGGCCACTACGAGGGCGGGCAGCAGGGCGATCGGCCCCTGGATGCCCAGCAGCACATGGCTGAGCAGCAGGCCCCAGCTCAGCGCCAGACCCCAGCTGCCCGCCACGGTCGCGCCGTCCCAGAATCCCGCCCACCGCCGGCCCGGCACCCGCCCGCGCAGCCACAGCCCCATGTCCCGCACGACCCACGCCATCAGCAGCGCCACGACCACCGAATAGTTCCCGCTCAGCAGCTCGCCCTCCAACTCGGGGAAGAGCCCCGCGAGCACACCGGCCGTCGCCACCAGCCACACCTCGTTGCCGAGGAAGAACGGCGCGATCGCGGCGATCACCTCGCGCCGCTCGTCCGCCGAGCGCCCCAGGTACGGCAGCGTCATGCCGACCCCGATGTCGGCCCCGGCCAGCACGAGGTAGCCGAGCGCGAAGAAGGCCAGGATGAAGATCTCCATGATCGGCTCCTAGAAACTGAGAACGGGGGCGGCGGGGGTGTCGAGCGGGCGGTCGCCCAGGGCCACGGCGCCGGGCCCGCGCCGGGCGTGCCTGGCCAGCAGCCAGTAGTTGACCAGGATGAGGACGGAGAACACACCGGTGAAGGCCACGATCGAGAGCCGCATCTGGCCCGCGGTCACCGGCGACATCGCGTCGGACGTCTTCAGCAGCCCGTACACGGCCCAGGGCTGCCGTCCCACCTCACGGAAGATCCAGCCAGAGATCATGGTGACGAACGGCACCGGGATCATCAGCGTCAGCAGCCAGTGCCAGAGCCGGAATCCCCGCACCACCGGCCGGAAGGCCATCAGCAGGAAGCTCAGCAGCGCGACCAGCGTCATCACCACCCACAGCAGCATCATCGTGAGTCCGGCGCCATACACCCAGCCGATCGGCGGCAGGTAGTCGCCGGGCCCGTGCGCGGCGACCATCGCCGCCTGGACCTCGGCCCGCTCGGCGGCCGATCCCGACCAGGCCGCGAGCTTGCTCGGCTGCATGGTCTCGAACCCGAGCCCGCCGAACGTCACCGTGAACATCGTCGCCGGCAGCGCCACCCCGATCCCGAGCCGCAGGGACTTGCGGAAGAAGTCCTGCTCGGCGGTGCGCTTGCGCAGGTGGTACGCGCTCACCCCGGCCATGAAGAACCCGCCGGTGATCATCGCGCCGCCCATCACGTGCCCGAACGCGACCTGTGCCGCCGGGTTGGCCACCATCGCGCCGAAGTCGACCAGCCGCAGCGTGTCGCCGTCCACCACGTGGCCGACCGGGTTCTGCAGGAAGCCGTTCGCGATCATGATCCAGAACGCCGACGCGTAAGCCGTCAGCGTGACGATCCAGATCAGCGCCAGGTGCGCCCACCGATTCAGCTTGTTCCAGCCGAAGATCCACAGGCCCAGGAACGTGGACTCGATGAAGAACGCCACCAGCGTCTCGATCGCCAGCGCCGAGCCGAAGACGTTGCCCGCGTACTCGGTGAGCCCACTCCACGACAGCCCCAGCTGGAACTCCATGACCAGCCCGGTGACGATGCCCATCGCGTAGTTGATGATGTAGAGCTGGCCCCAGAACCGTGTCATCCGCAGGTGGACCGGGCTGCCGGTCAGCGTCGCCCGGGTCTGGATGACGGCCACCAGCGTCGCCAGGCCGAGCGTCAGCGCCACGAAGAGAAAATGCGCGCCCGCGGTGAGCGCGAACTGCAGGCGGGCGAGGTCCACGGTTTCCATGCTCAGAGCATCCGGGCACGGCTATACCCGCCGCGTCCACCTCAGGCGGTCACCTGCGTGCATCCCAGGGATGTATGGAGCCACCCCGGCGTACAACTCAGGGGGTAAGCCAGCCAGGAGTGATCATGCCGGCCTCGTAGGCGAGCACCACGACCTGGGCTCTGTCGCGGACCGACAACTTCGTCATGATGCGGCTGACATGCGTCTTCGCGGTGGCGGGACTGAGCACGAGCCGGGCCGCGATCTCGTCGTTCGACAGGCCCGCGGCCACCAGCGTCATGACCTCGCGCTCGCGCTCGGTGAGCGCGTTGAGCTCGGGTCCCGGCTCGGGGCGCTTGACCCGGCCGGCGAACTCGGCGATCAGCCGCCGGGTGACCGATGGCGAGATCAGCGCGTCGCCCCTGGCCACGACCCGGACCGCGTGGATCAGCTCGGCCGGCTCGGTGTCCTTGACCAGGAAGCCGCTCGCGCCGGCCCGCAGCGCGCCGTAGACGTAGTCGTCCAGGTCGAACGTGGTCAGGATGATCACCTTGACGCCGTCGAGCCGCGGGTCGCCGGCGATCTGGCGGGTGGCCTCCAGGCCGTCGAGCTCGGGCATGCGGATGTCCATCAGCACGACGTCGGGGCGGTGCTCGCGGGCCCCGGTGACGGCCGCCGCCCCGTTGGGGGCCTCGGCGACGACCTCGATGTCGTCCTCGTCGCTGAGTATGGACCGGAACCCGGCCCGGACCAGGGTCTGGTCGTCGGCCAGTAACACGCGGATCATCGCACTCCGTTCAGCGGCAGGCGGGCGACGACGCGGAAGCCGCCCTCGGGGCGGGGGCCCGCCTCCAGGGTGCCGCCGAGCGCGCTCGCCCGTTCGCTCATGCCCTGCAAGCCGAAGCCGCTGCCTCCCTCGTAGGAGGCGCCCGGCCCCTCATCCTCCACGCGGATCATGATATTTCCGGACGTGTTGCTGACGGTCAGCGTGGCCTGGGTCGTACCGGAATGGCGGGAGACGTTCGTCAGCGCCTCCCTGATGATGCGGGTGGCGGCCAGGTCCACCTCGGTCGGCACCGCGTCGAGCGGGCCCGACAGCTCCGTGCGCACCTCCAGGCCGGAGGCGGCGACCAGCGTGTCCAGCCGCGTCAGGCTGTCGGCGGGCGCGGTCGGCGCGTGCTCGTCGACCTGCCGCAGCACCCCGAGCGTGGTGCGCAGCTCGCGCAGCGTCTCCTTGCTGGTGTCCTTGATCGTCCGCAGTGCCGTCTCGGCGTCCTCGGGCCGCTTCTTCAGCCCGTGCAACGCGGCGGCCGCCTGCACATTGATCATCGAGATGTTGTGCCCGAGCACGTCGTGCAACTCGCGGGCGATGCGCAGGCGCTCCTCGCTCTCGCGGCGCATGGCCTCCTCTTCCTTGCTGTGCTCGGCGTCGATCGCGCGCCGCTCGGCCTCCTCCAGGTAGGCGCGCCGGTTGCGGGTGACCCCGCCGAACGCGATGGCCGCCACCACCCAGCCGGCGATCGCGACGAACATGCTGTCGTCCACGTGCCGGGGACCGTCGAGCTCGCCGATCCCCATGCCGAGCAGCAACACCGCGCCCACCGTGATGGCCGCGATGAGGCGGCCCCGGTCGGCGGCGGTGTAGAGGACCAGGAACGCCAGCACGAGCAGCGGCCCGTCGAGCCCCGCCCACGGATAGTAGATGGCGACGGACACGGCCACGACGATCAGCGCCGCCACGGGATAGGCGCGCCGCGCCAGCAGTCCGGCGCAGGCGATGATCGGCAGCACCACATCCAGCCCGTTCGGCTGCCTGGCGCCGCGGAAGGCGTAAGTGATCAACACCCCGGCCAGCACCGCCGCGATCGCCACGAGCGACACGATCGTGCTGGTGGACGGCCTTCGCATGCCTCCCATTCTGTAAGGGTAGAGCCGATGAATGAGCACCAAGGACGAACTCCGGCAGGTCGAAGAGGACCTGGCACGGCTGCGAGCCGAGAACCGGGACATTCGCGAGCAGATGCGCGACATGGGCGTGACCGACCAGATCGAGAAGGCGGCCATCATCAGCCAGGCGGATGAGCAGATCGAGCTGATCGCCGATCTCGAGCTCCGCCGCGACTGGCTGCTCCAGCGGCTGGCCGAGGGAAAGGAGTGATGAGGCGGCTCATCTCCTTAGCGGAGCGCCGACCTCGTGCAGGTGTCGCAACGCCTGCCCGTACGAGTCGAGCAGCCCGGTCTGCAGGTAGCTGACGCCGATCTCCGCGCAGTACTGCTGGACGATGGGTTGCGCCCGGCGCAGGCTCGGGGCCGGCATGTTGGGGAAGAGATGGTGTTCGATCTGGTAGTTGAGCTGGCCGAGCGCCACGTCGGTGAACCAGCCGCCCCTGACATTGCGCGACGTGAGCACCTGCTTACGCAGAAAGTCGAGCTTGTCCTCCTTCGTCAGCACGGGCATCCCCTTATGGTTCGGCGCGAACGTGCTCCCCAGGTACAGCCCGAACAACCCCTGATGCACCACTAGGAACAGCAGCGCCTTGCCGACCGGCAACACCGCGAAGACCGCTCCGAAATACGCCGCGAAATGCACGACCAGCAGCGCCAGCTCTGGTGCGCGCCGCTTGGCCGAGGGCTTGAACAGCGCTTTGACGCTGGCCACGTGAAGGTGCCAGGCCTCGAGGGTGAGTAGCGGGAAAAACCAGTAAGCCTGATATTTCGCGATGAAGCGCGGCAATCCCC includes:
- a CDS encoding alpha-amylase family glycosyl hydrolase; this encodes MRTAHDRGLRVIADLVVTSDQHPWFAQARQSKDSPLRDWYVWSDAPEPDDPSQVVFPDKESSFWEYDEESGQYRAVPHRERQPQAGHPA
- a CDS encoding response regulator transcription factor, which translates into the protein MIRVLLADDQTLVRAGFRSILSDEDDIEVVAEAPNGAAAVTGAREHRPDVVLMDIRMPELDGLEATRQIAGDPRLDGVKVIILTTFDLDDYVYGALRAGASGFLVKDTEPAELIHAVRVVARGDALISPSVTRRLIAEFAGRVKRPEPGPELNALTEREREVMTLVAAGLSNDEIAARLVLSPATAKTHVSRIMTKLSVRDRAQVVVLAYEAGMITPGWLTP
- a CDS encoding SRPBCC domain-containing protein, with the protein product MYSTRVSQYVNAPRSAVYRALVEADAIRKWRVPAGMSSHVHEFHARVGGSFRISLTYDAPGPTGKSASHTDTYHGHFAELVPDERVVEVLEFETDDPALRGTMTMTTTLTDAGPGTEVVIVHDGIPDSVPAADNETGTRMALANLAALVEGNPAFT
- a CDS encoding sensor histidine kinase encodes the protein MRRPSTSTIVSLVAIAAVLAGVLITYAFRGARQPNGLDVVLPIIACAGLLARRAYPVAALIVVAVSVAIYYPWAGLDGPLLVLAFLVLYTAADRGRLIAAITVGAVLLLGMGIGELDGPRHVDDSMFVAIAGWVVAAIAFGGVTRNRRAYLEEAERRAIDAEHSKEEEAMRRESEERLRIARELHDVLGHNISMINVQAAAALHGLKKRPEDAETALRTIKDTSKETLRELRTTLGVLRQVDEHAPTAPADSLTRLDTLVAASGLEVRTELSGPLDAVPTEVDLAATRIIREALTNVSRHSGTTQATLTVSNTSGNIMIRVEDEGPGASYEGGSGFGLQGMSERASALGGTLEAGPRPEGGFRVVARLPLNGVR
- a CDS encoding cytochrome d ubiquinol oxidase subunit II, with the translated sequence MEIFILAFFALGYLVLAGADIGVGMTLPYLGRSADERREVIAAIAPFFLGNEVWLVATAGVLAGLFPELEGELLSGNYSVVVALLMAWVVRDMGLWLRGRVPGRRWAGFWDGATVAGSWGLALSWGLLLSHVLLGIQGPIALLPALVVAALFATHGLTFAALRLRGVLRERAALLSGGSGGPVEGRTYALTAAALVAVGMLAGLRLPLHPGTAGSLLVPVILGLIPLLVAAQGWVWWTFRHRVTGPSYL
- a CDS encoding PPOX class F420-dependent oxidoreductase — protein: MSFTDEEIAYLQSQPLARLSTVSGDGQPDVVPVAFEFDGKGFWVGGVGEQVLNTRKFRNLKAGNLKVALVVDDLLSLDPFVARGVRVYGLAEQPVERVGMVGPGLYSRITPTVSWSWNLAGEPAGETWYATRRAVHH
- a CDS encoding MFS transporter, with amino-acid sequence MRLLIPLMLLGLGSMITALDFTIVYVALPQIARDVGFSAYSLQWVVSAYAVPFGGFLLLGGRLCDLLGRRRMFVLGMLLYGVGSLLGGLAGSPGLLICARAVQGLGGAVLMPATLSLVVTMFDEGPARNRAMTVWAVCGASGLSLGALLGGLLTGVFGWPAVFFVNVPLTAVGAVAAFAVLTPDAARRMSGFDLPGALTGTAGVTGLVFAIAHGAEQGWFSAGAVASFAAAAALLAAFLAIEARSRNPLMPLRLLANRHTSAAAGAILVYGLTLQCVPYFLTLHFQDVLGYDALRSGLAFLGPTLGITAGNLISERLIPRLGLRGTMILSVLVGVAGTVVLGLSLSVGGSYSGLLAGLIGFGLGAGLSFNTMFIVAATGVAAHEQGAVSGLASTVLQAGSSAGLAVLVAVAGRDTNGLTGEAVRAATVDGLRSALLVAAVIAVTGVLAGLTLPRAPRRSLESEMVR
- a CDS encoding SDR family NAD(P)-dependent oxidoreductase codes for the protein MKTALVTGASRGIGRAIALRLASDGFRVAITYAADESAAKEVVDLLGNGAFAVQADLGVQEDVHRLTERLRQETPVLDVLVNNAGIGSSGPIGQETPQAYDRVFAVNVKGLFFLTQQVLPLIPDGGRIVNITSGVARIAFPEGIAYAMTKGAVQVFTLALAKELGPRGITVNNVAPGIIDTDANAAWLRGNPDAEAYAASRHALGRVGQADEIGNAVAFAASEQASFVTGSTIDATGGGNL
- a CDS encoding fatty acid desaturase family protein translates to MVSPGTLDTRGSDFARLAHTIADAGLLDRRPFYYATRITIAVVVYVGCWTLFAWLGDSWLQLLVAAALAVVFAQFGFVAHDIGHRQVFRRRQSSDVAGLLIGNLGVGLGWGWWTSKHNRHHANPNHEDHDPDVSPAVIVWSTDQAIKSRGLPRFIAKYQAYWFFPLLTLEAWHLHVASVKALFKPSAKRRAPELALLVVHFAAYFGAVFAVLPVGKALLFLVVHQGLFGLYLGSTFAPNHKGMPVLTKEDKLDFLRKQVLTSRNVRGGWFTDVALGQLNYQIEHHLFPNMPAPSLRRAQPIVQQYCAEIGVSYLQTGLLDSYGQALRHLHEVGAPLRR
- a CDS encoding cytochrome ubiquinol oxidase subunit I, whose protein sequence is METVDLARLQFALTAGAHFLFVALTLGLATLVAVIQTRATLTGSPVHLRMTRFWGQLYIINYAMGIVTGLVMEFQLGLSWSGLTEYAGNVFGSALAIETLVAFFIESTFLGLWIFGWNKLNRWAHLALIWIVTLTAYASAFWIMIANGFLQNPVGHVVDGDTLRLVDFGAMVANPAAQVAFGHVMGGAMITGGFFMAGVSAYHLRKRTAEQDFFRKSLRLGIGVALPATMFTVTFGGLGFETMQPSKLAAWSGSAAERAEVQAAMVAAHGPGDYLPPIGWVYGAGLTMMLLWVVMTLVALLSFLLMAFRPVVRGFRLWHWLLTLMIPVPFVTMISGWIFREVGRQPWAVYGLLKTSDAMSPVTAGQMRLSIVAFTGVFSVLILVNYWLLARHARRGPGAVALGDRPLDTPAAPVLSF
- a CDS encoding TetR/AcrR family transcriptional regulator — translated: MARQRAFDRDTALESALREFWRHGYEATSIAALTAAMGIRPPSLYAAFGDKRRLFEEAVRRYQETYGAFTTRALAEEPTGRQAIERVLREAAAEYASEEHPRGCLIISAAVNCGPESAEVEELLRGFREQAKAAVKRRIDDDVAARLIPADTDTAGLAGFYASMIQGMSAQSRDGAGHEELLRIATLAMSAWPAATGD